The SAR324 cluster bacterium genome includes a region encoding these proteins:
- a CDS encoding alpha/beta fold hydrolase, giving the protein MIHGATVPHWEFDRLVPHLHKANWQTLRMDLYGHGRSAHTERDYTISLFTEQIWEALSYLRTKTGISVLGHSLGAVIAVNLVQQHPEFFRHLVLVAPRLDFTSKQWWN; this is encoded by the coding sequence ATGATTCATGGCGCCACAGTGCCTCACTGGGAGTTTGACCGACTCGTACCTCATTTGCACAAGGCCAACTGGCAAACACTCCGTATGGATCTCTATGGTCATGGTCGTTCTGCTCATACTGAGAGAGACTACACCATCTCATTGTTTACAGAGCAAATCTGGGAAGCACTATCCTACTTGAGAACCAAGACAGGTATCTCCGTACTAGGCCATTCTCTAGGGGCGGTGATTGCTGTGAATCTTGTTCAACAGCATCCAGAATTTTTCCGACATTTGGTACTGGTTGCGCCAAGGCTGGACTTCACTTCAAAGCAGTGGTGGAACTGA
- a CDS encoding peptide ABC transporter substrate-binding protein — protein sequence MMGTFVALFLILIITILVEVPMLLAAVRRTLCLLGGLLLLSAPAVIAQDITKTLRLPQMSAIPTLDPGLAQDSSSIEVIEQLFLGLTDYDPKTYEVIPELATKWSASADSRTYTFEIRKDVFWSDGVPVTAHDIEYAIHRNINPETASPYAYVLYILEGAEAINKGESKDFNSLGVRAVDDYTVEFRLTQPAGFFPAMAGLWTYRPLPRRSIEAFGTAWTEPEHILTNGSYRLATWEKGNQLILKRNPDYKDSVTQQSAQIEEVNYYIIPESSTGLAMFENGELDIIGGTFLSIPVPEIDRVRKEYADRYSAQPDLCTYYLGVNNEREPTNNPLVRKALSAAIDRKTLVERITKGGEEPATTFTRPPIFGSVDPKEGIGIGYDPEQARRWLAEAGYPDGKGFPNITYMHNTSENHAKIAQAVQAMLKRNLGINIRIENQEWKVYLKSTTQPDAPHLFRFGWCADYPDANNWLMEVFHPTKSTNRIRWQNSEYAQLTEKAMGSTDPSERIQLYRRAEQILNEEEAAIIPLYFYTSKYLINPRLKDWYHMALGGQQIRYWRLMGRP from the coding sequence ATGATGGGTACCTTTGTGGCTCTGTTCCTCATCCTAATCATCACGATTCTAGTGGAGGTTCCCATGCTGCTTGCTGCTGTTCGTCGAACTCTTTGCCTGCTTGGTGGGCTGTTGCTGCTCTCCGCTCCTGCTGTCATCGCCCAGGACATCACAAAAACTCTGCGCTTGCCTCAAATGAGTGCCATCCCAACTCTGGACCCAGGGTTGGCCCAGGATTCCTCTTCCATTGAGGTCATTGAACAACTCTTTCTCGGCCTGACTGACTACGATCCGAAGACCTATGAGGTGATTCCGGAGTTGGCCACAAAATGGTCAGCCAGTGCGGATAGTCGCACCTATACCTTCGAGATACGCAAGGATGTCTTCTGGAGTGATGGGGTTCCTGTCACAGCCCATGACATTGAATATGCGATTCATCGTAACATCAACCCGGAGACGGCCTCGCCCTACGCCTATGTCCTCTATATTCTGGAAGGGGCAGAAGCAATCAACAAGGGGGAAAGCAAGGACTTCAACAGCCTTGGAGTCCGTGCAGTGGATGACTACACGGTCGAATTTCGACTTACACAACCTGCTGGATTTTTCCCAGCGATGGCAGGCCTCTGGACTTATCGACCACTGCCTCGACGTTCCATTGAAGCCTTTGGTACCGCTTGGACAGAACCTGAGCACATCCTGACAAACGGCTCCTACCGGCTAGCTACCTGGGAAAAAGGCAATCAGTTGATCCTCAAGCGCAATCCAGATTACAAGGACTCAGTCACCCAGCAATCTGCTCAGATTGAGGAGGTGAATTACTATATCATTCCTGAATCCTCCACTGGCCTAGCGATGTTTGAGAACGGAGAACTGGATATCATTGGAGGAACTTTCCTCTCGATTCCTGTCCCTGAGATTGACCGCGTGCGCAAAGAGTATGCAGACAGATATTCTGCTCAACCAGATCTCTGTACCTACTACCTGGGGGTGAACAACGAACGGGAACCTACCAACAATCCACTGGTCCGCAAGGCGCTTTCAGCAGCCATCGACCGTAAGACTTTGGTGGAACGAATCACCAAGGGTGGGGAAGAACCAGCAACAACTTTTACTCGACCTCCAATCTTCGGGTCCGTAGATCCGAAGGAAGGCATTGGTATTGGCTATGATCCAGAGCAGGCCCGCCGTTGGCTTGCGGAAGCTGGTTATCCAGATGGGAAAGGATTCCCCAACATCACTTACATGCACAACACATCGGAAAACCACGCCAAGATCGCTCAAGCTGTGCAAGCGATGCTCAAGCGCAACCTCGGGATTAACATCAGAATCGAAAACCAGGAATGGAAGGTCTACCTCAAGTCAACTACTCAACCAGATGCTCCACATCTATTCCGCTTTGGCTGGTGTGCTGACTATCCAGACGCCAACAACTGGCTGATGGAAGTATTCCACCCGACCAAGTCCACCAATCGTATTCGCTGGCAAAACAGTGAATACGCACAGTTGACCGAGAAAGCGATGGGCTCGACAGATCCGAGTGAGCGCATCCAACTCTACCGTCGAGCCGAGCAGATCCTCAACGAAGAAGAGGCTGCAATCATTCCGCTCTACTTCTACACTTCCAAGTACCTGATCAATCCTCGGCTGAAAGACTGGTATCACATGGCGTTGGGTGGACAGCAGATCCGCTACTGGCGCTTGATGGGACGCCCATGA
- a CDS encoding ABC transporter permease, translating to MLNFLVRRLGSGALSLLVIAALVFLLLKALPGGPFDTEKSLPPEIMRNIEAYYGLDRPLWEQFGRYVGNALQGDLGVSYSQRDLPVIDLIAQRLPISLELGFYAMLFGLLFGLPLGVLAAAYHNRLPDYVATLLAVLGTSIPNLALAPMLILFFGLFLKWLPIARWTTWDSKMLPTLALGLGIAAVISRLTRSSMLQVIQEDFIRTARAKGLSEISVLGQHALRNALLPVLTIMGPILAYLLTGTLVVEEIFAIPGLGSYFITSISNRDYPVVMGIYLLYGFLIILMNTLVDILYAWADPRIRLE from the coding sequence ATGCTGAACTTCCTGGTGCGGCGATTGGGCAGTGGTGCCCTGTCGCTACTAGTGATCGCTGCCCTCGTCTTTCTACTACTGAAGGCACTCCCTGGGGGACCCTTCGACACAGAAAAAAGCCTACCGCCCGAGATCATGCGCAACATCGAAGCCTATTATGGCTTGGATCGGCCGCTCTGGGAGCAGTTTGGGCGCTACGTTGGTAATGCCCTGCAGGGAGATTTGGGTGTCAGCTATTCCCAACGTGATCTGCCCGTCATCGACCTGATCGCGCAACGCCTACCGATCTCACTGGAACTTGGCTTCTACGCCATGCTCTTTGGACTCTTGTTTGGACTGCCACTGGGAGTCCTTGCAGCTGCCTACCACAACAGACTACCAGATTATGTAGCTACCTTGCTGGCTGTTCTGGGTACTAGCATCCCCAACTTGGCGCTAGCCCCAATGCTGATCCTCTTCTTTGGACTTTTTCTTAAATGGCTACCCATTGCTCGCTGGACGACTTGGGATTCCAAGATGCTACCAACACTTGCTCTAGGGCTGGGCATTGCAGCAGTTATTTCCAGGCTGACCCGTTCCAGTATGCTCCAAGTCATTCAAGAAGACTTTATCCGTACAGCTCGAGCCAAAGGACTTTCAGAAATTTCTGTCCTTGGTCAACACGCTCTACGCAACGCCTTACTCCCCGTACTCACCATCATGGGCCCTATTTTGGCTTATCTACTCACGGGCACTCTGGTGGTGGAAGAGATCTTCGCTATTCCTGGTTTGGGTAGTTACTTCATCACCAGCATCAGTAACCGCGACTATCCAGTCGTCATGGGCATCTACCTGCTCTATGGATTTCTGATCATTCTCATGAACACCCTGGTAGACATCCTCTACGCCTGGGCAGATCCAAGGATTCGATTAGAATGA
- a CDS encoding ABC transporter permease yields MIETSASPTISKSLNRLAFRRFARNRLALSSFLFLLILFLVAIFVDWLAPQHFAEEDFLATYLQPGEEGFLLGTDFLGRDVWSRILYGARISLTVAICAALASFIIGVSYGLVAGYYGGKLDEWMMRFVDILNAVPTLLFVILIMVYFRAGNPEEFTGFKAIFYEWDTQLGGLLSIFIGIGLTSWVRMARIARAETLSLRRREFIEADLVQGFGTPTILFRRLFPNLMGTCIVAESVEIPTYIIYESVLSFIGLGINPPVPSWGAMISEGLEGIRSYPHLILAPATAMTLTVLAFNFVGDGLRDAFDPKLQD; encoded by the coding sequence ATGATTGAAACTTCTGCCTCACCGACCATCAGTAAAAGTCTCAATCGGCTTGCTTTCCGACGGTTTGCCAGAAATCGATTGGCATTGAGCAGCTTTTTGTTCCTGCTAATTCTTTTTCTGGTTGCCATTTTCGTTGATTGGCTGGCTCCTCAGCACTTCGCTGAAGAGGACTTCCTCGCTACCTATCTACAACCCGGAGAAGAGGGATTCCTGCTAGGTACTGATTTTTTGGGACGCGACGTTTGGAGCCGGATTCTCTATGGGGCTAGAATTTCACTAACAGTTGCGATCTGTGCAGCGCTAGCAAGCTTTATCATTGGTGTCAGCTACGGGTTGGTTGCGGGCTACTATGGGGGCAAGCTGGATGAATGGATGATGCGGTTTGTTGACATTCTCAATGCGGTTCCAACTCTGCTGTTTGTGATCCTGATCATGGTTTATTTTCGTGCAGGGAATCCAGAGGAGTTTACTGGTTTCAAGGCCATTTTCTATGAATGGGATACTCAATTGGGAGGTCTGCTCTCCATTTTCATTGGGATTGGGCTGACCTCCTGGGTAAGGATGGCTCGGATTGCCAGGGCAGAGACTCTCTCGCTGCGACGCCGTGAATTTATCGAAGCTGATCTCGTGCAGGGTTTCGGTACTCCAACCATCCTCTTTCGACGCTTGTTTCCCAACCTAATGGGAACTTGTATCGTCGCTGAATCAGTCGAAATCCCTACTTACATCATCTACGAGTCGGTGTTGAGCTTCATTGGACTGGGAATCAATCCACCTGTTCCAAGCTGGGGTGCAATGATTTCTGAAGGACTGGAAGGAATTCGTTCCTATCCTCACTTAATCTTGGCACCAGCAACTGCAATGACCCTGACTGTTCTGGCCTTCAACTTTGTAGGAGATGGTCTGCGCGATGCCTTTGATCCCAAGTTACAGGACTGA
- a CDS encoding ABC transporter ATP-binding protein, with amino-acid sequence MAQSPLLQLENLKVDFLLRSGKVTAINELDLQLERGKTLGLVGESGCGKSLTALAIMGLISSPGRITSGEIHFNGEDLLKLSERKRRELRGNQISMIFQDPSSALNPVLTIGKQISEPLCRHKGFSLSRARERGLSLLSEVGLPDPERQWSCYPHELSGGMCQRVMIAIALACEPALLIADEPTTALDVTIQVQILHLLHQLQKQHGMALLFISHDLRVIAEMADRVAVMYAGDIIEETSVRAIFERPRHPYTRGLLKSRPSLTEISGQRERLYHIPGNVPSLQELSEGCRFLDRCPWPGPDCSVKIPELLGFSHRSRCYRWYEFPQDT; translated from the coding sequence ATGGCTCAATCCCCCTTACTACAGTTGGAAAATCTGAAAGTTGACTTCCTACTGCGCAGTGGAAAAGTAACCGCAATCAATGAATTGGATCTTCAACTGGAACGAGGAAAAACACTTGGGTTGGTTGGAGAGTCTGGTTGTGGCAAGTCCCTGACAGCCTTGGCGATTATGGGACTAATCAGTTCACCCGGAAGAATCACAAGTGGAGAAATTCACTTTAACGGAGAAGACCTGCTGAAACTCTCAGAACGAAAACGAAGGGAACTCCGCGGCAACCAAATCTCAATGATTTTTCAGGATCCTAGCTCGGCTCTGAACCCTGTACTGACGATTGGCAAGCAAATTTCTGAACCACTGTGTCGTCACAAGGGTTTCTCACTCAGCCGTGCTCGTGAGCGAGGCTTGTCGCTGCTCAGCGAAGTTGGGCTGCCAGACCCAGAGCGACAATGGTCATGCTACCCACATGAGTTGAGTGGAGGTATGTGTCAACGGGTGATGATTGCCATAGCCTTGGCCTGTGAGCCGGCATTGTTGATTGCCGATGAACCAACCACTGCACTGGATGTCACGATTCAGGTCCAGATTCTTCACCTGTTGCACCAACTGCAAAAACAGCATGGGATGGCCCTCCTCTTCATCAGCCACGATCTCCGGGTGATCGCCGAAATGGCCGATCGGGTCGCAGTCATGTATGCCGGAGACATCATTGAAGAAACCTCGGTTCGAGCAATTTTTGAACGTCCACGGCATCCCTATACCCGTGGGCTACTCAAATCACGGCCTAGTCTAACAGAGATCTCAGGCCAGCGAGAACGACTCTACCACATTCCAGGAAATGTTCCTTCCCTACAGGAATTATCCGAGGGCTGCCGCTTCCTCGATCGTTGTCCCTGGCCAGGACCCGATTGTTCTGTCAAGATACCTGAATTATTGGGTTTCTCACATCGGAGCCGTTGTTACCGCTGGTACGAATTTCCTCAGGATACCTGA
- a CDS encoding ATP-binding cassette domain-containing protein, with product MTSSSSSNTSILRVQDLQTYFPIRQGLLGRTVGFVRAVDGVSFVLNAGETLGLVGESGCGKSTLVRSLLYLHPPTGGRVWLKDTELGVLSSTELRKQRLRMQLIFQNPYASLNPRLTIEEIISSAPCYHGQIRASEAQDFATKLLEQVGLRSEHLKRFPHEFSGGQRQRISIARALALRPEIVLCDEAVSSLDVSIQAQILNLLLELQQQQGLSYLFISHDLAVIQHLADRVAVMYLGRIVEIANRKELFQTPAHPYTQALLRAIPSGDPKTRRPLGERVLAGDVPSPTKQHTGCVFAERCLQVTSECRKQRPEFRQIRTGQLVACHHARMDSA from the coding sequence ATGACAAGCTCCTCCTCTTCCAACACTTCCATCCTCCGAGTGCAGGATCTACAGACTTACTTCCCCATTCGCCAAGGCCTGCTAGGTAGGACAGTTGGCTTTGTCCGGGCAGTGGACGGAGTCAGCTTTGTGTTAAATGCAGGTGAGACCTTGGGACTAGTGGGAGAGTCTGGTTGTGGAAAGTCTACGCTTGTGCGCAGCTTGCTCTACCTCCATCCCCCCACCGGAGGAAGAGTCTGGCTGAAAGATACTGAACTCGGTGTGCTGAGTTCTACAGAGCTTCGGAAACAAAGACTGCGGATGCAGTTGATTTTTCAGAACCCCTACGCTTCTCTCAATCCACGACTGACGATTGAAGAGATCATCAGCAGCGCACCGTGCTATCACGGACAAATCCGTGCTTCAGAGGCCCAGGATTTTGCGACGAAGCTGCTGGAACAGGTTGGGTTGCGATCCGAACATCTGAAACGCTTTCCGCATGAGTTCTCTGGTGGTCAACGTCAGCGTATCAGTATTGCCCGGGCACTGGCTCTGCGTCCTGAAATCGTACTTTGTGACGAAGCGGTTTCCTCACTCGATGTCTCGATTCAGGCGCAAATCCTCAACCTATTGCTTGAGCTACAACAGCAACAAGGGTTGAGTTATCTTTTCATCAGTCACGACTTAGCAGTGATTCAGCATCTGGCAGATCGAGTTGCGGTGATGTACCTGGGCCGCATCGTGGAGATCGCCAACCGTAAGGAACTCTTCCAAACTCCTGCCCATCCCTACACACAAGCTCTTCTGCGGGCAATTCCCTCTGGAGATCCAAAGACCCGACGTCCTCTGGGTGAGCGAGTGCTTGCTGGGGATGTCCCCAGTCCTACCAAGCAGCATACTGGCTGCGTTTTTGCCGAACGTTGTCTGCAAGTGACCAGCGAGTGTCGCAAACAGCGGCCAGAATTTCGGCAAATCCGAACAGGCCAATTAGTAGCTTGTCACCATGCACGAATGGATTCTGCCTGA
- the ltaE gene encoding low-specificity L-threonine aldolase has product MWIDLRSDTVTKPTAEMRKAIAEAEVGDDVHHEDPTVLHLEEKTAAILGKEAAVFMPSGTMTNQVGLRTHTQPGDEVILEAQAHIYYYEGGGPAALSGASCRLIPGDHGVFTADQLVKSLRKPDVHHPITRLVCLENTHNRGGGRIYPLEEIRKIGAVCREHDLALHLDGARLWNASVALGKPEAELVSDFDSVSVCFSKGLGAPVGSALAGSKAFIQRARHFRKMFGGGMRQAGIIAVGALYALENNRERLVEDHANARLLAEGLSQVEGVEVDLDSVQTNIIVFQTPGTSAAALSKALEKEGVGMLDFGPEALRAVANLMVSREQIQQVPERMAKALKSLR; this is encoded by the coding sequence ATGTGGATTGACCTGCGAAGCGATACTGTTACCAAACCAACCGCCGAAATGCGCAAAGCCATTGCTGAGGCCGAGGTCGGTGATGATGTTCATCACGAAGATCCAACTGTACTTCATCTGGAAGAGAAAACAGCTGCTATTCTGGGCAAGGAAGCGGCAGTCTTCATGCCTTCTGGTACGATGACCAACCAAGTTGGACTACGCACTCACACTCAACCAGGTGATGAGGTGATATTGGAGGCTCAGGCCCATATTTACTACTACGAAGGCGGGGGTCCAGCAGCGCTGTCTGGTGCTTCCTGCCGTCTGATCCCTGGAGACCACGGTGTTTTCACTGCTGACCAGTTGGTGAAATCACTTCGCAAACCGGACGTCCACCATCCCATCACACGACTGGTCTGCCTCGAGAACACTCACAATCGAGGGGGTGGACGAATCTATCCGCTGGAAGAAATCCGTAAAATTGGTGCCGTTTGCCGAGAGCATGACCTTGCGCTGCACCTAGACGGTGCTCGACTCTGGAACGCTAGCGTTGCGCTAGGCAAACCGGAAGCTGAACTGGTATCTGACTTTGACAGCGTCAGTGTTTGCTTTTCCAAAGGCTTGGGAGCACCGGTCGGTTCAGCTCTGGCAGGTAGCAAAGCCTTCATTCAACGAGCGCGTCACTTCCGAAAAATGTTTGGGGGAGGAATGCGACAGGCAGGCATCATCGCGGTTGGGGCTTTGTATGCCTTAGAAAATAACCGAGAGCGGCTCGTAGAAGATCACGCTAACGCACGACTGCTGGCAGAAGGACTGAGCCAGGTGGAAGGAGTTGAAGTTGATTTGGACAGCGTGCAAACGAACATAATCGTTTTCCAGACGCCAGGGACGTCAGCCGCTGCCCTCTCGAAGGCTTTGGAAAAGGAGGGAGTAGGGATGCTGGACTTTGGACCGGAAGCACTGAGGGCTGTTGCTAACCTGATGGTGAGTCGTGAGCAAATTCAACAAGTCCCTGAGAGAATGGCCAAGGCACTGAAAAGCCTACGCTAG
- a CDS encoding PaaI family thioesterase has translation MNAPKTDRLRPSKEEISLFLEREFPQTKCRIVEVGNQTAIIAHEIGEAELCPGGTVSGPVLMEVADVALYVALLGEVGIVPLAVTTGLTINFLRKPPATQPIIAVCTLLKVGRTLATGEVRLYSEGHKESVAHAVGTYLIPPIQRS, from the coding sequence TTGAACGCTCCTAAAACAGACCGACTCAGGCCTAGTAAGGAAGAAATCAGCCTCTTTTTAGAAAGAGAATTTCCGCAAACAAAATGTCGAATTGTGGAGGTGGGCAATCAGACAGCTATAATTGCTCACGAGATTGGAGAGGCAGAGTTGTGTCCTGGAGGAACGGTTTCTGGCCCGGTGCTGATGGAGGTAGCTGACGTTGCGCTTTATGTGGCCCTCCTTGGAGAGGTTGGAATCGTACCACTGGCAGTGACCACTGGTCTGACAATCAATTTCTTGCGCAAACCACCGGCTACTCAGCCGATCATTGCTGTGTGCACGTTACTCAAAGTTGGTCGGACCCTTGCTACTGGGGAGGTCCGACTCTACTCTGAAGGCCACAAGGAATCTGTTGCTCATGCGGTTGGGACCTACTTGATTCCACCGATCCAGCGTTCCTAG
- a CDS encoding insulinase family protein — MRSVRNLMMWFVCLLLMVGPVLGSALDSMDERFKQRSYRRFLLPNGLKILLVSDPTVRKAAASLTVGVGAMSDPEMHQGLAHYLEHMLFLGTEKYPEAGEYQQFVSNRGGYTNAYTAGDHTNYHFEIDPEHLDGALDRFAQFFTEPLFNTQYLERERRIVDSEHSKNIPNDFRRLFEVRKQIYVPGHPLQKFSTGNLQTLGFTTRKDVIDFYTRYYSSNRMTLAVSGTQSLDELQEMVVPRFYEIVDRNLDEITFPTEYLAPNSRFRLLQVKPLSEIRSLTLSFPLPSTQQYYSSQPLNLLGFLVGHEGKDSLLSLLKSKNLATGLSAGAGSSTNSYSSFEVTVQLTPRGVDRYRDVITYLFQYLRLLREAGLPRYIFNEVQRMNEINYRFSERVEGTRLVNTLSALLRFVPLREVERSPFLLTEFRKDLFDSMLYRLTPNNMLAILVDQGVKVDSTESYYGTEYSYRQDRAHWVQAWKTARRHPNLSMPMPNDFIPQDIALRETKASFTFNYESIAGLGEENLPEGVMSLLSQESSRRWQSWSELAVALQLPQGQQKTARTVIMRHAVEEPQRLVDLPKGRVWFQPDFRFEQPKGRVMLRILTPEAYATPRHAVLTQLYVAAIEEGLNEFKYPVSLAGLDFNLRNDKEGVQINFDGYSDRLLELVESVAAQLQNIQIDQKTFATLQDAKLRSYRNFTLQEPYQQAFYERGLLLEGFRHSIRQYEKIVPDVTLKELTAHARQLFAKTYVEAVIYGNLEADKVQPIMERIVSDLSQQALAPEERFHEQVRQIPVGTTLTFQQDVTVNNSAIVLELQQGDDTPENWATLQVLSQWIQPQFYNELRTRQQTGYIVSSGSTLTEETLSLFFLIQSGDFAPDDLSERVRSFLPKLYEDLQNLSQQEFETIRRSVLRASLERPDEIDEATGRLFQILFEEDGDFDFKSDKLRSLASLEHQDFLQQGSQMLEPTQQRQLVLQMVGSGMSSLLPQEGVVRDASDMAERLPCPEFCRPN; from the coding sequence ATGCGGTCTGTCCGGAACCTGATGATGTGGTTCGTGTGCTTGCTGCTGATGGTGGGTCCAGTTTTAGGCAGTGCTCTGGATTCGATGGATGAACGTTTTAAACAGCGAAGTTATCGGCGCTTTTTGTTGCCCAATGGGTTGAAGATTTTGTTGGTTTCAGATCCAACGGTGCGCAAAGCCGCAGCGTCTTTGACTGTGGGTGTTGGTGCGATGAGTGATCCGGAAATGCATCAGGGGTTGGCGCACTACCTTGAACACATGCTCTTCTTAGGCACGGAAAAGTATCCGGAGGCTGGAGAATACCAGCAGTTTGTCTCCAATCGAGGTGGCTACACGAACGCTTACACGGCTGGAGATCATACAAACTACCACTTCGAGATTGACCCAGAGCACCTGGATGGGGCTCTGGATCGCTTTGCCCAGTTTTTTACAGAACCTTTGTTCAATACACAGTATCTGGAACGAGAGCGGCGCATTGTTGATTCTGAACACTCCAAGAATATCCCCAACGATTTTCGCAGACTCTTCGAAGTCCGCAAGCAGATCTATGTTCCTGGACATCCCCTGCAGAAATTCAGTACAGGTAATCTGCAAACCCTCGGATTCACCACACGCAAGGATGTGATTGACTTCTACACTCGCTACTATTCCAGCAATCGAATGACCCTGGCCGTCTCAGGTACACAGTCACTCGATGAGTTACAAGAGATGGTCGTGCCTCGTTTCTACGAGATTGTTGACCGGAATCTTGATGAGATTACCTTCCCTACAGAATATCTTGCTCCGAACTCCAGATTTCGGCTACTGCAAGTGAAGCCACTCAGCGAAATTCGTTCTCTAACGCTCAGCTTCCCATTACCGTCTACTCAGCAATACTATTCGAGTCAACCACTGAACCTCTTGGGGTTTCTAGTTGGTCACGAAGGAAAAGATAGTCTGCTTTCTCTGTTGAAGTCTAAGAACTTGGCAACAGGACTCTCAGCTGGTGCAGGATCGTCAACAAATTCTTATTCCTCCTTTGAGGTGACGGTCCAGTTAACCCCACGAGGAGTTGATCGGTATCGAGATGTGATCACTTACCTGTTTCAATACCTGCGGCTGCTGCGTGAGGCAGGCCTGCCACGCTACATTTTCAATGAAGTGCAGCGGATGAACGAGATTAACTATCGATTCTCCGAACGTGTGGAAGGCACTAGACTCGTCAACACCCTCTCTGCATTGTTGCGCTTTGTTCCTCTGAGGGAAGTGGAACGCTCACCGTTCTTGCTGACTGAATTCCGCAAAGACTTGTTCGATAGTATGCTCTATCGCCTGACTCCAAATAACATGCTAGCAATTCTTGTGGATCAGGGTGTCAAGGTTGACAGTACGGAGAGCTACTACGGCACAGAGTACTCCTATCGTCAGGATCGTGCCCACTGGGTACAGGCGTGGAAGACCGCCAGACGACATCCCAACCTTTCGATGCCGATGCCTAACGACTTTATTCCACAGGACATCGCCTTGAGAGAAACTAAGGCTTCCTTCACCTTCAACTATGAATCAATTGCTGGCTTGGGTGAAGAGAATTTGCCAGAGGGTGTGATGTCCTTACTCAGTCAAGAATCTAGTCGCCGCTGGCAATCCTGGTCGGAACTGGCTGTAGCCCTGCAATTGCCGCAGGGGCAACAGAAGACTGCACGAACCGTAATTATGCGTCATGCCGTGGAAGAGCCACAGCGATTGGTGGATCTGCCCAAGGGGCGTGTTTGGTTCCAGCCAGATTTCCGTTTTGAGCAACCGAAGGGTAGGGTCATGCTGCGTATTCTGACTCCAGAGGCGTATGCTACCCCTCGTCATGCGGTTTTGACCCAACTCTACGTTGCTGCAATTGAAGAAGGGCTCAACGAGTTCAAGTATCCAGTCAGTCTGGCTGGTCTTGACTTCAACCTGCGTAACGACAAAGAAGGAGTACAAATCAACTTTGACGGTTACTCAGATCGGTTATTGGAGTTGGTGGAGAGTGTTGCAGCCCAGTTGCAGAATATTCAGATCGATCAAAAAACTTTTGCCACTCTGCAGGATGCAAAACTGAGGAGTTATCGTAACTTCACTCTTCAGGAACCATATCAGCAGGCTTTCTATGAGAGAGGTCTGTTGCTGGAAGGTTTTCGGCATTCGATTCGTCAATATGAGAAGATTGTTCCAGACGTTACACTGAAAGAGTTGACTGCCCATGCGCGACAACTTTTTGCCAAGACCTACGTAGAAGCAGTCATCTATGGCAACCTTGAGGCTGATAAAGTGCAGCCGATCATGGAACGCATTGTCAGTGATTTGAGTCAGCAAGCTCTAGCGCCGGAGGAGCGATTTCACGAGCAGGTCCGCCAGATTCCTGTTGGTACGACCCTCACCTTCCAACAAGATGTGACGGTCAACAATTCAGCGATCGTGCTAGAGTTGCAACAAGGTGATGACACTCCGGAAAACTGGGCAACCCTACAGGTACTTTCCCAGTGGATTCAGCCACAGTTCTACAATGAGTTGCGGACACGGCAACAAACGGGCTACATCGTGAGTTCTGGTTCGACGTTGACCGAAGAGACCCTGAGTCTGTTCTTCCTGATCCAGTCTGGTGATTTTGCCCCGGATGACCTCTCGGAGCGGGTACGAAGCTTTCTGCCCAAACTCTACGAAGATCTCCAGAATCTCAGTCAGCAGGAATTTGAAACGATCCGCCGCTCTGTCTTGCGTGCTAGTCTGGAGCGTCCTGATGAAATAGATGAGGCCACTGGTCGCTTGTTCCAGATTCTTTTCGAAGAAGATGGGGATTTTGATTTCAAGAGTGACAAGCTTCGGTCCCTGGCTTCCTTGGAGCACCAAGACTTTCTGCAACAAGGAAGTCAGATGTTGGAACCAACTCAACAGCGGCAGTTGGTGCTTCAGATGGTTGGTTCAGGAATGAGCAGTCTACTGCCACAAGAGGGAGTTGTGCGGGATGCAAGCGATATGGCTGAGCGTCTACCCTGCCCAGAGTTCTGTCGACCTAATTGA
- the cyaY gene encoding iron donor protein CyaY, whose protein sequence is MDNKEYSQRAEHVFQQVEQLLDRHEDLLDYDRTPDKLQIAFEERPGIIVLNTQRAIHEIWLAGNARGWHFKYQADNDRWFAEAEQEEFYDCFARLLSDHLGTSTTF, encoded by the coding sequence ATGGACAATAAGGAGTATTCACAACGTGCAGAGCACGTTTTTCAGCAGGTCGAACAATTGCTAGATCGACACGAAGATCTACTTGACTACGACCGCACCCCAGACAAGCTACAAATTGCCTTCGAGGAACGTCCTGGAATCATTGTGCTCAATACCCAGCGGGCTATTCATGAAATCTGGTTGGCGGGCAACGCCCGAGGCTGGCACTTTAAGTACCAAGCAGACAATGACCGCTGGTTCGCAGAAGCTGAGCAGGAAGAATTCTATGACTGCTTCGCAAGATTGCTCAGCGATCATCTAGGAACATCCACCACGTTCTGA